AAAAGCGTGGTTTTCCCTTCCCTCACGGATCGCTGACATATTTACCGGTCATCGATCCGGGCGCCCTTCCCAGGCGCAGCTTGTCATTGACTTACGGTTCGAGTCATTGATTTGGGCGCCCCGCGCGGGGCGCATTGATGGACTTTTTGCGAGTCCATCAACCTTGCGCGAGGAAACGATCCCCACGCAGTAGGCGTAAAGCAGCAAGCTCACCATCATCTGGGGGTCGTAGGGTGGCTGCCCGCCGGCCGAACCGTCATAGGATGCGTAAATCCGTTCAAGACATATAATTCTGAGGGCGAACTTCTTCAGAATTATATGTTTTTCAGTGACATCATAGTACCATGGGCCGACAAAATATATCTAGGAGTCTGTGCCCTGCCTGTCTGGTTAGACAGGCAGGGCACAGACTCCTAGGCCCTGTTAAATCCTGATCCCCGGCTGAACTGTAAACTGAACTGGGAACGGTGAGCAGAAGATCCGCCCCCTGTATGTATTGTGAATACACTTTGTGAAAGTTCCCATTAGTAACAGGTCTTTTGGCTTTAAATATACCTTGTGCATAATTTCTCAAGAAAATCCTTGACAAGGGGAGGGAAGATTGTTATAAATTACACAAGCTCGGAAGACGAAACCCGGTTCAGAAATTCAGGGAGGTGATCAAAATGATGGAGTTCCTGCTGACGATGGCGGTAATCGCCTTGATCTTCGTCGCGGCGACCATCCTGGTAGCCCTGGTTGCCGGCGGCCTCATGAAACTC
This genomic interval from bacterium contains the following:
- a CDS encoding transposase yields the protein MYASYDGSAGGQPPYDPQMMVSLLLYAYCVGIVSSRKVDGLAKSPSMRPARGAQINDSNRKSMTSCAWEGRPDR